The DNA segment ATGTTCGATGTATCTGTTGCAAATTCTCGACGACTTGAGCCACCACCTAACACTACGGACTGGAAGGTTATTGAAACAAAATTTAACGCTACGCAGCTACATCAACAAGAAGCTGCTTTCACTGTTGGTAATGGTTATCTAGGAACCCGTGGGACTTTTGAGGAAGGGTATCCTCACAATTGTCCATCCACAACGATTTACGGTGTTTATGATCATGTGGCAATAGCTCATACTGAACTTGTGAATTGCCCGAACTGGTTGCCATTAGTGGTGACAGTCGCAGGCGATCGCTTTGGTTTAGATAGCGGTGAAATTATCAAATATCAACGTCGCCTGGATCTGCGTTTGGGTTTAACCAATCGTGATGTCCGCTGGCGTAGTCCAGCAGGTCATACCCTAGACTTCCACTTTGAACGTTTTAGCAGTTTGGCAGATCAACATATTTCAGCAATCGGTTGTCACATTACATCTATAGACTTTGAAGGTGAGATCACAGTTGAAGTGGGATTTGATCCTAAACCGAATAACCAAGGTGTGGGACATTGGCGAACCTTAAACCAAGGCGGTATTGAGCAGATTATCTGGTTGCAAAGTCGAACTACCCACTCAGGTATTCAACTAGGAATGGCGGCCAAGTTAGTGGTAGATGGTGACGATACTGCACCCATATATGTAGAAAATACTTCTGAATCTTCCAACTTGGTAACTACCTTTGAGTCATTTCCAGGAAAAACAGTGGCTGTAGAAAAGATTGTTACCTTGTTTACTTCACAAGATACAGAGATTCCTATCGCAGCAGCCCTACAGAGATTAGCCGATGAACCTAGATACAGTAACCTATTAGCTGCTCACATTGAGGCTGCGATGAATTTGCAGCAGGCTATTTTTGTAATTGGTGTTCCCTAAAGTGTGACTGGTGAATCTACATAAATAGTTGGGTCTTGCATCGTAAACTCAATTCCAAACGTCACTAGCTTTTTAGAAATTTTTTCATTGGCTAACTCCAATAGACGTTTACGTAGTTGCAGAGAGTTATCACTAGAACCCAAAATAAAGAACGTCACTCTTGTTCGAGTTGTTTGCTTTGCAGAATTATTATTTAAAAAAGTAATACTAGTGCTTCCGGGATCTATACCAAACAGTGAGTTAGTACTTTCGGCTACTACCTGCTCTACTAAAGCTTGTTCTTGATGTTCCAGCAGCTTGACAAAATCGAGGTAGAGTAAGACCATTACTTTTTTACCTCGCGTAATATTCTCAATTTCTAAGTTGGCTAATATCGAATTGGGAATAATAAACAAAGTACTCTTCGCAGCCGTCCTAATTTTACTAGAACGAATCCCTATTGATTCAACTCTACCAAATAACCCTTCAGGAATTTGGGGAGATTTCTGTAAACGAATATATTCTCCAGGAATAAAGGGTCTATCTAAATACAAGACGATGGTTCCTAACAATTGCTCTAGTGTCTTTTGAGCAGCAAAAGCGATCGCTAATCCTCCGATACCAAAACCAGTTAATAAACCAATTAAATTAAATTGCTGACTCTGAGCAAAAGCAATTATAGCAATAAAGCCAATCATGACATTGGCTAAAGTTTCAAATACTAAAAGCAATTCGTCTACTTCTCGTCCCAATTTACCCACTAATTCAATGCCGTATGCTCGAATAAATTGACGAAATAAACGAGAAAATAGCCAAGCTAGGCTAATAATGACAGCTAAATCTACAAGGGGTGCAAGAAATCTATATATAGATTGATATTCAATAATCCATGCTAAGGATAATGAAATCAGAATTAAAGTACCCGCTATTCTAAATAAGTTTCTAATCGGTTCAACTAAATTGTTGTAAATACTGGCTACCTGCTGCGGTGCAAAACGTTGAATAATAATTCTCAGCAATGTAGGAGTATACCTTCCAGCTAGTACAGACAGAAGAATAAAAAATACAAATATTCCAAATCTAGATAGGAATAATATTGTGGTGTCACGCTGTAAAAAGTCGAGAATAGTTTGTGAAATCTGATTCATTATGTCTAAATGGTAATCGGTGAGTCAACATAAATTGTTGGTTCTTCTATCTCAAATTCAATACCATATTCTTTCAAGTATTGAGTTATAGTTTGAGTTGCCAAATCTAGAAGTTGACGACGTAATTCCATTGAAACATCTCCAGAACCCAAAATAAAGAAAGAAACTTGAGCTTGACTTTTTTCTGGGTCTGCTAAATTATTAATATCCTTAAAACTTACGTCTGTGTTACGTGAATCTAGTCCAAAAATACCATTTGTACTTTCTAAAATTACTTGCCGAATTAGCGCCCTTTCTTCGCTACTGATGGTTCGATAAAAGGTCAAATAAAGTATAGACATAACTTTTTTTGCCCCAGTGAAGTTTTCAATATTTACTTGCGTCAAGGAACTATTGGGAACTATGACGACGGTTCCTTTACCAGAGGTACGAATACGAGTAGACCTCAAGCCGATAGATTCAACTCTGCCAAAAATACCGTCAGGAAGTCCGATATAATCATCAATTACGAAGGGACGGTCAAGATAGATTACAATACCACCCAACACTTGCTCTAATGTCTTTTGAGCAGCAAAAGCTACTGCTAAACCACCAATTCCTAAACTGGCTAGCAATCCTAAAAGATTAATTTGATGACTTTGAGCATAGAGCAGAATAGCTACAACAATAATGATGATATTCGCTATCCATTTAAAGAGGATGAGAAATTCACTGCTGATTTTCTGTCCAGTTTTAAAAGCTGCATTTAATAAGTAAAAATCAAAGAAGTTTTTAAATAACTTAGAAGCTAATAAACTTGTAGCGATCGCTAAAGTTAAACTAATAATAATTTCTAATGATTTAGCCCAGCTATTTTTCGGTAGTTGAAATGAAATAAACTCAATACAAAAAATTACGGATACAGAAATTATTAAAATTTCATTAGGTTTAATTAGCTTTTGGTAAATGTCTTTAGTTTGGAAAAGTTTTAATTGTTTCAAGAGAAATTTTAACCATATAAAAGTTAAACGAAAAGTTACGAATATGAAAGCTCCAACGACTAGTCCCAGTAAGGCAATTGTGATCTCTTTAATTGTAATAATTTCTGGTAAAAAATCTAACATTTATCCCATGAATGATGCAATTTTCTCTTTAACTCAACTCTGCACAAGGAATAGCGTTTACTACCTCTTATAGACGCGTCTCTAGTTATGGATTAGTTTCGCTCTCAGATGTCTAGTCAACGACTCAAATTTGTTTCGCAATCAATATTACAATTATTAGTCACTCATTTGAGTGTTGAGAAAATGCTATCCACAAGTAAATACTGGATAGGTATGCTACTGATATCAGGCAGATATTTAATATACAATTAAAGTCTTTCATGTTACTGGACTCAAGGTAAAAGTGTGTGAGAAGCTGGAAAATTTTAGTGTATAAGCCTTGCTGTCAACATCCAAATAATGGGATGCTGAAAAATAAGTTTAAGAACAAATGCTTAAACTAAGCCAAATTAATTAGCTCATTTAATAGATGGAACTACGAAATTAGGGCAGGTTAGACACGGCTAACTCCCAACAGTTATTTATCGAAAATGAATGTACAAACAAATACACTTTACAACCTAACCTCAATTCGGCTGAGGTAGGCGGCTAAAGAGCTGTGATGAGTTAAACTCGCCTAATCTTTGACTAGCTTTTCACCAAAGCTTTAGTTCTGCTACTAGCCCCACACTGCTGTTCAGACCAGCAGCAATAACCAGCTAGCTAGCATTCATTGGTTAGCCTATGGGTTTATTATGTACGCTATCGTGATCTTTGCTATCTATTATAAATCTAAACTAGACTAAAGCCAAAAAAATAATTAGAAAATTTAGTCTTTCCAGCAGTTGTGCGGAATGTTTAATTAATGTAGCGGTAATTAAAAGCTGAAAAAGTCTGTTTGCTCAGGCGATCGCTATGAAAAACTAGTAAAATATACTCATAGCATTTCCTATGTATTTTTTCTCAAAGTTAACTTCCAAGCCCTTTCTGTGTCGGGGTTAGCGTGTATACACAAGTCCCCGAATGATTCAAAAATTACCGAATTGCAATACAGCGCAGTTCTCCTGGAGGATTTGCTATAATTTGACAGCTTTAAACGAATTAGCACAAGCGATCGCGCATCATCTAGGATAATTTTAGCTCAATCAGGGTAGGCGATGGCGCACAGCGCCAGCCGCAGGCGATAGCTGCGCTCGCCGAAGGCATCGCATGACTCCACTTTTTAAAACAGAGGCAAAAACTCTATGCGGTCTTGATACTCGTTATCAAATGAACCTTCTGCTATCAAAAGTAACTGTTCTAGATTTTCACCAACGCTTAATTTTGGACTTAGAAGGAATATTCCTGGCACATGATGCTTTTGAGCTATATGATCTGCCAAGTGAACTGGCATAGATTTGCGGTTGTTAGTGACTAGAACAAAATCGTTTTCTTCACACCAAAGCAAAATTTCAGGGTCTAATGTTCCCTTTTGTGGAGTAGTTAAATCTCCAACCGCCATGACAAACAAATCAGGCTGGAAGCGGCGTAATTGAATTGTGTAAATCGGATCAACGTTCTCATCTATGAGATACTTAAGCGCCATGAGATGGAATCGCCATTTTTTCAGCCTTTAATTTACGTAGTTTTTCTACAACTGGGTTGGGGTTGCGGCGTTGTTCTTCTCTCATGCGATCGCCCCACTCTAGCCAATCTTTTATATAAGCATCTATTGCTTGCTGATTGTGTAAGTAGTAAAGAATAGTTGCATAAACTTGTTCTAAAGTCAATGAGGTGTAAGTTTTGGCAATCTCTTCGGGAGTTTTAGCACGGAAGAGGTAGTCAAACAAAATGGTTTCAATTCCTACTCGTGTACCCTGAAGCCGAATATCATCAGGCGCTAGAAAGTTAAAGTAGTCTTCGAGTTGCATAGTTAGCTGAGGCTAATAATATATGTATTCCTTGATCGTAGCATTGAGCCTACTTGAGCGATGGCGCGGAGCGCCCGCAGCAGGCGATAGCTGCGCTCGCCGAAGGCATCGCATTAATCCACCTCTAACTCACCTACCACCAAAATTCTCAATTGTGTTACGTAACAAACCTTCCCGATGCTTATCTGCTTCTCGTCTACTCTGAGAAACCCATCAATAATGAATTTCATGAAGCGATTTTATGAATGCTTTTGACTTGGCTGAGTCGTGCTGCAAATAACAGAACAGCCAAAATATCTTCAGATTCTAAGTCTTCATAATCTGCCAATATTTCCTCAGTAGTCATGCCAGAACTGAGCATTTCTAGGATAAACTCAACTGGATAACGTAGTCCTCTAATGCAGGGTTTTCCGTGACAGATATGAGGGTTCAGGGTTATACGTTGTAGCAGTGTGTCATCCATGCTGTGAGATAGCCACAAAAATGATCATCATCTATCAGCATATCATCAGGAACTAGAAAGTTAAACTAACATTCAGCCATTGAGCGATCGCATCATCTAGGATAATTTTAGCTCAATGAAGGTCAGGCGGTTGGCTCAAAATGTAACACCATAATCTGCTCTGGAGTTAAACCAACAGATTCATAGGTTTGTCCATTGTGATCGCTAAATTCTACTTCAAACGCAGCACCATCGGCTAATAACTCGACTATTGTACCAACTTGACCACGCAACAAATTATATTCCGGTATATCATCTGTGAGTGCTATTACATCTAGTAACTTTGGTGTATTCTGACTCATTTTTTATAACCTCGAAGATTTGTAGATTTGTAGGTTGGGTTGAGGAACGAAACCCAACATTAATTACAATATACGAATGGGTGGTGTTGGGTTGCGCTGCGCTTAACCCAACCTACGAGGTAAAATAAATATAATAAAATACGAATTTACGCAAAAGATATTTACATTATGGAATATCGTCGCGCCAAGGTGCAAGGAGGAACATACTTTTTTACATTAGTCACAGAAAAAAGACAAAAAATATTATGTTTACCAAATAATGTTTTTTTACTAAGAGATGCTTTTCGCTACGTGATGCAGAAACATTCTTTTATTATAGATGCTGTTGTTATTTTGCCTGATCATCTCCACTGTATTTGGACTTTACCAGAAAAAGATCAGGATTTTTCCACTCGTTGGCGTTTGATTAAAAGTTATTTTAGTCGTAGATGTGAAACTATTTTACCAGAAAATATATCTATATCTAAACAAAAGAAACAACAACGTGCAGTATGGCAAAATCGTTTTTGGGAACATTTAATTAAAGATGAGATAGATTTTCAAAATCATATTGAATATATTCACTATAATCCAGTGAAACATGGTTTGGTAAAATCACCAAAAGATTGGGAATATTCCAGTTTTCATCGTTCTGTACGTCAAGGTATCTATGACATTATGTGGGGTGCGGGTGAGGAAATTATTTTTGATGACCATATTGGAAACGAGTAGGTTGGGTAGAACGAAGTGAAACCCAACATTAACTGCAATATACGAATGGGTGGTGTTGGGTTGCGCTGTGCTTAACCCAACCTACAATTAAACTGATTTTAATTAATTCTTTCTAACCATGTTTTTAATGCTCTATTAACAATATTTTTAGTTTCATCAACAAATATTTGGTTGTATACTTGTCCTAAATGTATAAGTTCTGAAAATAATCTTCCTGAATGTTTTGGCACAGAATAAAATATTTTATTAAAGAATTTTTCCCACAATATACTTTTTTCTTTCACAGGAGCATATCGCGAATATGTGAGATATTCTTCTGTTGTATCAACTTGCATTCTAACAATAGTTTTATTTTTACGGTCGGGAATAATTAGCCATAAAAATAATATGATCTTCTTTGATTTTCTATCAAACGAAAATTCCGCACATTGTCTCAGTTTATCCTTGCCATACCTACTTGCATAGACAATACTTTTATTCACTATGATTTCTTCTATCCTGTGGTCAAAACTTAATATTTCCTGTCTGATTTGCTTTAAGTTTTCTAATTCTGTTTCTGTCAATGCACCTAACCAATCTAACAATAATCTTGGTGCTTCAGGAATTTTATCATTTTGTTGATTTTGTAAATTAACAAAATGATAATTAATTTTTATCAGATTTGCTTCTGACTGGTTAGAAATTTGAGATACAGAAAAATAAAATTCGTTATCTTCTTTACATATAATAGAAAAAGTAAATAGCTCGAAGTTTAAGCGGCTATGTTTTTCATCAATTAAATTATGCCGATGAAAGTTAGGACATATTGCCAATAACCGAACTTCTTGATCATAATCAACATTATCTTTAAAAGGTTTTTCTTCTGCTAAATTCTCATAATAGCGTGTCAGTTGATTAATAATATAACGATCTTCTGTATTTTTTAATTCAATAATAGTTAGTTGATTATTTTTGCCAATTCCTATAATGTCACAAATCTCTCCTTTTATATATAATTGCCGTGCTAAAGGCTTTAGTTCAAATATTTCTGCTAAATTATCCCAAACAAAGGTTTCTAATTCAGACTCATCAATAAATTTCCAGCCTTGAACAGTTTTTTGTAATGCTACTTTGTTTTTCATCGTGGTGATAGCAGTAATAATATATTTAATTTATACTAAAAACTGCCTGATTATACCTGTTCAGTCCCGTAGTGAAACCCAACATTAACTGCAATATACCGATGGGTTGTGTTGGGTTTCGTTCCTCTACCCAACCTACAATTATTCGTTTCAGTCTTGGCGCGAAACTTAAACTTTAGTACACTTACCCAAAAAATTCCCATAACCTCAAAAACCGATAACTGGTGTTGGGTTTCGTTCCTCTACCCAACCTACGAACTAGAATCATGCCCATCTCTTATAATTGATCGGATAACCTGCACATATAATCTTAGGCATGAGACTGTGACAGAACCTGGAAACTACAAAGATACGGTAAACTTACCCAAGACTAAATTCGATATGCGGGCTAACGCTATCAAGCGGGAACCTGAAATCCAAAAATTCTGGGCGGAAAATAACATTTACGATCGCCTGTCCCAAGAAAACCCCGGCGAATTATTTATACTTCATGATGGGCCTCCCTACGCCAACGGCTCATTGCATATTGGTCATGCCTTAAATAAAATTCTCAAAGATATTATTAACCGCTACCAACTGCTGCAAGGGCGTAAAGTTAGATACGTGGCGGGTTGGGATTGTCACGGATTACCCATTGAGTTGAAGGTTCTGCAAAAGATGAAGTCGGCAGAACGGCAAAGTTTAACGCCTTTAAAACTGCGGGAAAAAGCGAAAGAGTTTGCCCTAGCTACTGTAGATGAACAACGGGAATGTTTTAAACGTTACGGTATTTGGGGTGACTGGGAGCATCCTTATCTGACTCTGAAGCCGGAATATGAAGCGGCGCAAATCGGTGTCTTCGGTCAGATGGTGTTAAAAGGATACATCTATCGCGGTTTGAAGCCGGTTCACTGGAGTCCTAGTTCTAAAACGGCTTTGGCTGAAGCGGAGTTGGAATATCCCGAAGGTCACACTTCGAGAAGTATCTATGCGGCTTTTCCTGTTACGGGGCTGTCTGAGGCTGCTAAACCTGTGTTGGGTGAATTTTTGCCCAATTTGGGTGTGGCTATCTGGACTACTACTCCTTGGACGATTCCGGGGAATTTGGCTGTGGCGGTGAATGGTGATTTGAATTATTCTGTGGTGGAGGTGGAACCCCACCCCCCAACCCCCTCCCCGCAAGCAGGGAGGGGGAGTGAAGAAGGGACTGAGGGGGTAAGGTTCCGTTACCTTATCGTCGCCGCAGACTTAGTAGAACGTTTGTCAGCTACCCTTTCCACTCAGCTAACTGTAAAAGCTACGTTTAAGGGTCAGGTTTTAGAACATTCTACTTATCGTCATCCTTTGTTTGATAGGGAGAGTCCGGTGGTGGTGGGTGGTGATTATATCACTACTGAGTCGGGTACTGGGTTGGTACATACTGCACCGGGTCACGGTCAAGAAGATTACATTGTTGGTCAGCGTTATGGTTTGCCGATTCTTGCGCCTGTGGATGACAATGGTGATTTTACTCAGGAGGCGGGTGAGTTTGCTGGGTTGAATGTTTTGGGTGATGGAAATCAGGCGGTAATTGATGCGCTGACTGCTGCTGGTTCTTTGTTGAAGGAGGAAGCTTACGCCCACAAATATCCTTATGATTGGCGGACGAAAAAGCCAACGATTTTCCGGGCGACTGAACAATGGTTTGCTTCGGTGGCTGGTTTTCGGGATGAGGCTTTAAAGGCGATCGCTAGTGTAAAATGGATTCCAGCCCAAGGTGAAAATCGCATCCGTCCAATGGTGGCCGAACGTTCTGATTGGTGTATTTCCCGTCAGCGTTCTTGGGGTGTACCCATTCCGGTGTTCTACGATGAAGCCACTGGGGAACCATTGCTGAATGAGGAAAGTATCAACCACGTCCAAGGAATTATTGCTGAGAAAGGTTCTAATGCTTGGTGGGAAATGTCGGTTGAGGAGTTATTACCAGAGTCTTACCGCAATAATGGCAAGTCTTACCGCAAAGGTACAGATACAATGGATGTCTGGTTTGATTCTGGTTCATCTTGGGCATCTGTGGTGAAACAGCGTCCAGAGTTACGCTATCCTGCTGATATGTATTTGGAAGGTTCCGACCAACATCGGGGTTGGTTTCAGTCCAGCTTGCTCACCAGTGTAGCGGTAAATGGCATTGCACCTTACAAAACTGTCTTAACTCACGGCTTTGTTTTAGATGAACAAGGACGAAAAATGAGTAAATCTGTGGGGAATGTGGTTGACCCCCAAATTGTGATTAATGGCGGAAAAGACCAGAAAAAAGAACCCCCTTATGGTGCTGATATCCTGCGGTTGTGGGCTTCTTCGGTAGATTATTCTTCTGATGTGCGTCTGGGTGGTACTATCATCAAGCAAATGAATGATGTTAGAGGCAAGATTCGCAATACAGCGCGGTTCTTGTTGGGTAGCTTGCATGATTTCGACCCGGTTAAGGATGCAGTTCCTCTGTCAGATTTGCCCGAACTTGACCGCTATATGTTGCACCGCATGACTGAGGTGTTTGAGGAAGTTACAGCAGCTTTTGAAAGTTTCCAATTCTTCCGCTTTTTCCAAACTGTCCTGAATTTCTGCGTGGTGGATTTATCCAACTTCTATTTAGATGTTGCCAAGGATAGATTGTACATCAGTTCCCCGGATGCTTTCCGCCGCCGCAGTTGTCAAACGGTGTTGCAAATTGCTTTGGAGAATTTAGCACGGGCGATCGCACCTGTTTTGTGTCACACTGCTGAAGATATCTGGCAATTTATCCCTTACCAAACACCATGCAAATCAGTGTTTGAAGCTGGTTGGTTGCAGGTAAATGAGAAATGGCGTAATCCTGAATTGGCGCAGTTCTGGGAAAAAGTCCGCAAAATTCGCGATGATGTGAATAAGGTTTTAGAACAAGCCAGGGGAGAAAAAATGATTGGTTCTTCCCTAGAAGCAAAAATCCTGCTATATGTCAAGGATGAGCAATTGCGTTCTGCGGTGAAAGCCCGAAATCCTGAAATTGGTAATGGTATCGATGAACTGCGGTATCTATTTATCACCTCCCAAGTGGAAGTATTAGACTCTGCGGAAGCATTGCAAGGTTTGAAATATAATTTGCAGTCTGATAGCTGGGGAATTGCGGTAGTAGATGCAGAGGGGAAAAAGTGCGATCGCTGTTGGAATTACTCCACCCATGTGGGAGAATCAGCAGAGCATCCCTTGCTGTGTGAACGGTGCGTTCCAGCCTTAGCGGGAGAGTTTTAATAAAATACACAACCTCACCCCCGGCCCCTCTCCTTAGCAAGGAGAGGGGAGGAATATCAAGTCTAGTTTAATACTTCCTACTCCCCTCCTCGCTTGCGGGGAGGGGTTAGGGGTGGGGTCTTATGATTGTAGTAATTGTAACTAATTAACCAGACTTGATTTCAAATTCGCCCAGGACATTAGAACATAAACTGATCATAAAAGTTAGACACCGAAAAGCTTTTACCCTACTCCCCACTCCCCACTCCCCATTCCCCTACAACTTCTGCAACAACTCCTGAGTTAACTGAAAAAATGCTTTGGAACCAGATGATTGAGGTGCAGTTAAAACAACCGGCATAAAACTATCCACAGCCTTAGCCACATTCATATCAACAGGTATTTGTGCCTTACAGATTTTATCTACACCAAAATCTTCCACAACTCGGTGCATAACTTGTCTGTAATATCTGCCATTTAGCAGATTAGAACTAGCCATACTAAAGACAATTCCCAACATTTTGATATCTATCTTAGCTTCCTGCTCGTGACTGTCTTTTAATTGAGCGATGCGTCTTTCTAAGAGTTGAATACCCACCACAGATAAAGGTTCTGGTTTAGCAGGAAGAATGTAAAAATCACTTGCAGCCAAAGCACTACGAGTCAATAAATTATAGCCAGGCGCACAATCTAGAAGAATGAAATCATACTCATCGCGCACTGGTTTTAAAATATTATTAATCAAGACCCTCTCAAAACGATTCCACACAGTTTCAAAATCCTGTTCACCCAAAGCAGTTGCTTGTTGGTGCAGCATTTCCGAGACTAGAAACTCATCATATAAGTCAATATCTCCGGGTAATAAATCTAGCCCAGACAGATTACAAACTTGAGATTTGATAATATCATGAATTGTCAGTTTTGCTTCTGGTTCGGGATTTATAACTTGGTCTATCAAATATCGAAATGTCTTGCGTTGTTTGCGAAGTTTGGCAAAATCTAACGGCGACATTAAACTCAGTGTGGCGCTGATTTGGCTATCTAAATCAAGCACAAGCACCCGCTTCCCATGATTTTTAGCTAAACAAGTAGCGATGTTGACGGTGAGGGTGGTTTTACCAACGCCGCCTTTCATATTTGCAGTAGCAATTACATATCCCATTAGTTAAGTCCTTTGTTGACGCATTCCCATACCTAGGTAGCGTATACTCCTATTGAATAATTAAAACTTCTATTAAATTTAATATTTTCCGCAACTTTAAAGGTTAGCTTTGTCTCGATTGAGGCTGTTAGATTATAGCAGCACAGATTGAGTTGTCAAATACTTCTAAGGAAAAATACTCAAAACGAGCTTTTAGATTTGTGTACAGTAATTTTCTATCTTTTTTACCTCACGCAGAGACGCACCAGGCGCGGAGAGTATGATTGAAATCTATAAAAACTGCAATCAATGTGAATTTATGTTGCTAGAGCCATAATATATTCATTTTTTGTCAAAATACTAAACATAGTCTCATTTATATACATATCATTAAGTAATCTTTATAACACATAGAACCCAGCCTGTGTCATAATTTGAGGTGTATACGGTTTTTGTCAATAGTTCCAATTTTCTTGAGGTAAAAAATTTTGCCTTTTAATCCTGAACTGTGTCGTAACGAAAGCGAAGTTGAAAGCAAACTCATAGTTCAGTATTTGCTGCCACAGTTAGGGTATACTCCCGATACATGGCATCAAGAAGTTGCACTTGGTAGCATTCGTTTGGATTTCTTAGCATTTGCAGTACAGGTTGTTCCCTTGGTTTTAGATGCTAATTCCCCGATGAGTGTTGTCATGGAGGCAAAGCATCCAAAGCAAAATTTAAATAATCATGTCCTCAGACTCAGGCATTATTTAACAAGTTTGAATGCACGATATGGGTTGCTGACTAATGGTAAGGAAATCAGAATTTATGAAAAAAATAAAAATGATATTCAGCTAGTTTTTCAGTGTTTGGGTAAGGATGTTGAAACAAGGATAGAGGAAATTAAAGAATTTATTGGTAGAGTAAATCTGAAAGAGAGACATTTATTAGATAATTCAAATTTTCAAATATTTGAACATGGTTTAAATCTGGAAACAAAGAGGCAAAATTCCATGAAAATAATTGCAGTCTACCACAACAAAGGCGGTGTTGGGAAAACAACAACTGTAGTTAATTTAGCTGCTGCTATTCGTAAACAAGGTAAAAAAGTCTTGGTAATTGACCTTGACAGTCAGGCTAATACTACATTTGCCACTGGTTTGGTCAAATTTGATGATGAAGAATTTGATGATATTAAAGATTCTAACGTTTTTCATATATTGCATTCAGAGGATTTTTTCCCAGTTTCAGAAATTGCGAGAAAATCCAATTTTTGTGATCCAGGAATTCAGGTACTTCCTGCACATATAAATTTGATAAAACAAGAAACTGAACTAAATGCACTTGACTATAGTAGGCTTATACTCATTGAAAAACTGGAGGAAGTAAAAGAACAATACGACGTTGTACTAATTGATACTCCACCTTCTTTAAATTTGTATGCCAAAATTGCTTTAATTGCTACAGATTATCTGATCATACCATCAGATTTAAAACCTTTTGCAAATCAAGGT comes from the Nodularia sp. NIES-3585 genome and includes:
- a CDS encoding DUF433 domain-containing protein → MDDTLLQRITLNPHICHGKPCIRGLRYPVEFILEMLSSGMTTEEILADYEDLESEDILAVLLFAARLSQVKSIHKIAS
- a CDS encoding transposase, whose product is MEYRRAKVQGGTYFFTLVTEKRQKILCLPNNVFLLRDAFRYVMQKHSFIIDAVVILPDHLHCIWTLPEKDQDFSTRWRLIKSYFSRRCETILPENISISKQKKQQRAVWQNRFWEHLIKDEIDFQNHIEYIHYNPVKHGLVKSPKDWEYSSFHRSVRQGIYDIMWGAGEEIIFDDHIGNE
- a CDS encoding mechanosensitive ion channel family protein, with protein sequence MLDFLPEIITIKEITIALLGLVVGAFIFVTFRLTFIWLKFLLKQLKLFQTKDIYQKLIKPNEILIISVSVIFCIEFISFQLPKNSWAKSLEIIISLTLAIATSLLASKLFKNFFDFYLLNAAFKTGQKISSEFLILFKWIANIIIIVVAILLYAQSHQINLLGLLASLGIGGLAVAFAAQKTLEQVLGGIVIYLDRPFVIDDYIGLPDGIFGRVESIGLRSTRIRTSGKGTVVIVPNSSLTQVNIENFTGAKKVMSILYLTFYRTISSEERALIRQVILESTNGIFGLDSRNTDVSFKDINNLADPEKSQAQVSFFILGSGDVSMELRRQLLDLATQTITQYLKEYGIEFEIEEPTIYVDSPITI
- a CDS encoding mechanosensitive ion channel family protein; this translates as MNQISQTILDFLQRDTTILFLSRFGIFVFFILLSVLAGRYTPTLLRIIIQRFAPQQVASIYNNLVEPIRNLFRIAGTLILISLSLAWIIEYQSIYRFLAPLVDLAVIISLAWLFSRLFRQFIRAYGIELVGKLGREVDELLLVFETLANVMIGFIAIIAFAQSQQFNLIGLLTGFGIGGLAIAFAAQKTLEQLLGTIVLYLDRPFIPGEYIRLQKSPQIPEGLFGRVESIGIRSSKIRTAAKSTLFIIPNSILANLEIENITRGKKVMVLLYLDFVKLLEHQEQALVEQVVAESTNSLFGIDPGSTSITFLNNNSAKQTTRTRVTFFILGSSDNSLQLRKRLLELANEKISKKLVTFGIEFTMQDPTIYVDSPVTL
- a CDS encoding DUF433 domain-containing protein; this translates as MQLEDYFNFLAPDDIRLQGTRVGIETILFDYLFRAKTPEEIAKTYTSLTLEQVYATILYYLHNQQAIDAYIKDWLEWGDRMREEQRRNPNPVVEKLRKLKAEKMAIPSHGA
- a CDS encoding DUF5615 family PIN-like protein; protein product: MALKYLIDENVDPIYTIQLRRFQPDLFVMAVGDLTTPQKGTLDPEILLWCEENDFVLVTNNRKSMPVHLADHIAQKHHVPGIFLLSPKLSVGENLEQLLLIAEGSFDNEYQDRIEFLPLF
- a CDS encoding DUF4926 domain-containing protein; its protein translation is MSQNTPKLLDVIALTDDIPEYNLLRGQVGTIVELLADGAAFEVEFSDHNGQTYESVGLTPEQIMVLHFEPTA
- a CDS encoding endonuclease NucS domain-containing protein, whose product is MKNKVALQKTVQGWKFIDESELETFVWDNLAEIFELKPLARQLYIKGEICDIIGIGKNNQLTIIELKNTEDRYIINQLTRYYENLAEEKPFKDNVDYDQEVRLLAICPNFHRHNLIDEKHSRLNFELFTFSIICKEDNEFYFSVSQISNQSEANLIKINYHFVNLQNQQNDKIPEAPRLLLDWLGALTETELENLKQIRQEILSFDHRIEEIIVNKSIVYASRYGKDKLRQCAEFSFDRKSKKIILFLWLIIPDRKNKTIVRMQVDTTEEYLTYSRYAPVKEKSILWEKFFNKIFYSVPKHSGRLFSELIHLGQVYNQIFVDETKNIVNRALKTWLERIN